One Ricinus communis isolate WT05 ecotype wild-type chromosome 2, ASM1957865v1, whole genome shotgun sequence DNA segment encodes these proteins:
- the LOC8288885 gene encoding uncharacterized protein LOC8288885, with amino-acid sequence MLEAMESSVNGGGFSHLQSCGDSSEEELSVLPRHTKVVVTGNNRTKSVLVGLQGVVKKAVGLGGWHWLVLTNGIEVKLQRNALSVIEAPTGNEDDDDLEFDNVQWNGSDLASDDTQKSHRSRHRTHKSTGSSHKTMSRSLSCDSQSKSSVSTPRGATKVDLSKLEMAALWRYWKYFNLVDAIPTNPSKEQLVDVIQRHFMSQQMDELQVIVGFVQAAKRLKTVCN; translated from the exons atgctGGAGGCAATGGAAAGTTCAGTGAATGGAGGAGGTTTTTCACACTTACAGAGCTGTGGTGACAGTAGTGAAGAGGAGCTATCCGTTTTGCCACGTCATACCAAGGTTGTTGTGACTGGAAATAACAGAACTAAGTCTGTTCTTGTTGGTCTTCAAGGCGTTGTCAAGAAAGCTGTTGGTCTCGGTGGCTGGCATTGGCTG GTTCTTACGAATGGCATAGAAGTAAAGCTACAGAGGAATGCTCTTAGTGTGATTGAGGCTCCCACTGGCAACGAGGATGACGACGACTTGGAATTTGATAATGTGCAGTGGAATGGATCTGATTTGG CATCCGATGACACTCAAAAATCCCATAGATCAAGGCACAGGACGCATAAATCAACAGGATCATCTCACAAGACTATGAGCAGGTCACTCTCTTGTGACTCTCAGTCCAAAAGCTCCGTTTCTACGCCTCGTGGGGCCACT AAGGTTGACCTCAGCAAATTGGAGATGGCTGCCTTGTGGAGATATTGGAAGTACTTCAATCTT GTGGATGCTATCCCCACCAATCCATCCAAAGAGCAACTAGTAGATGTTATTCAGAGGCATTTTATGTCTCAG CAAATGGATGAGTTGCAGGTCATCGTGGGATTTGTTCAAGCTGCAAAAAGATTGAAGACTGTTTGCAACTGA
- the LOC8288886 gene encoding NAC domain-containing protein 6 translates to MYPPPNPVPDIGLNSTAEELFISLEKMAHGYPLPNNVITDVNPYNYSPSYLPQGIWYLIRSKENGATDLGFWKVKGEASKLFSTSYITGWMTTLEFFEGQVPHERKTNWQMQEYWITQKGPGENSKKKETSSLCRVFLGGEQGLDYQKRQEMASLHIADHTLVHSTESIVLKANNGTSNGSTSKHVVDKDDETGVVAVTGEPPNYLVENQPEIDYFPRGDYLELLDLDNPASPSSSSDNSSCLTMSSDEYFDSLALLRELDSESNQDLVQKNENCKFSISVSFKPNEVLMVPASPVGSLSSNEESRQGILGTGLSLPALVDDNENLVDVVRSQKADYRDEGPSNSHDAGTSSSRQHPSQDGERKAAKGRKKKLRKNKYSCFMPFYFLF, encoded by the exons ATGTATCCTCCTCCTAACCCAGTTCCTGACATTGGTTTGAATAGTACTGCTGAGGAGCTCTTCATCTCTTTGGAGAAAATGGCTCACGGATACCCTCTTCCTAACAATGTGATTACTGATGTCAATCCATACAACTATTCACCATCATATTTACCAC AAGGAATTTGGTACTTGATTCGCTCCAAGGAGAATGGAGCTACGgaccttgggttttggaaagTCAAAGGAGAAGCCTCTAAACTATTCTCAACCTCTTATATCACTGGTTGGATGACAACTCTTGAATTTTTTGAAGGCCAAGTGCCTCACGAGCGTAAAACTAATTGGCAGATGCAAGAGTATTGGATAACTCAGAAAGGACCAGGTGAAAACAGCAAGAAAAAG GAAACCAGCTCGTTGTGCAGAGTCTTTCTTGGTGGTGAACAAGGTCTCGATTATCAAAAGCGGCAGGAAATGGCAAGCCTCCATATTGCTGATCATACCCTTGTTCACTCAACAGAATCAATTGTTCTAAAGGCTAACAATGGTACTAGCAATGGATCTACAAGCAAACATGTG GTGGACAAGGATGATGAAACAGGGGTTGTGGCTGTGACAGGAGAACCTCCAAATTATCTGGTAGAAAACCAACcagaaattgattattttccCAGAGGCGACTACTTGGAACTGCTGGATCTTGATAATCCGGCATCGCCTTCTTCAAGCTCAGATAATTCAAGTTGCTTGACCATGTCATCAGatgaatattttgattcattgGCCTTGCTGCGAGAACTAGATTCTGAAAGTAACCAAGACTTGGtacaaaagaatgaaaattgCAAGTTCAGTATCTCTGTATCATTCAAACCAAATGAAGTGCTTATGGTTCCAGCATCTCCAG TGGGATCTCTTAGTAGCAACGAAGAAAGCAGGCAAGGAATTCTTGGAACTGGTTTATCCCTTCCTGCTTTGGTTGATGACAATGAAAACCTAGTTGACGTAGTTAGAAGCCAGAAGGCAGATTACAGGGATGAAGGTCCATCAAATTCTCATGATGCAGGCACATCATCAAGCCGCCAGCATCCATCTCAAGATGGAGAAAGGAAGGCTGCTAAAGGCAGAAAGAAAAAGCTCAGGAAGAATAAGTATAGTTGCTTCATGCCTTTCTATTTCCTCTTCTAA